From the Actinomycetota bacterium genome, one window contains:
- a CDS encoding GNAT family N-acetyltransferase yields MNRQSSTVRRARTNELQQLAALLAAAFCDDPVWGPYFFPDQRRRPEGLTRFFAGELRQFMPHQQVWTIEDLAGVTVWAPPGHWQVPPPELLRRAPSIAKAFGRGLPRVLRATAMVEKQHPGAPHYYLPYIGVAPARQGNGLGTALLRPVLDRCDTEGAPAYLEATNQRNLPLYRRQGFEVREELDLPNGPRLWTMWREPGGG; encoded by the coding sequence GTGAACAGGCAGTCCAGCACCGTGCGCAGAGCCAGGACGAACGAACTGCAACAACTCGCCGCACTCTTGGCAGCGGCCTTCTGCGACGACCCTGTATGGGGCCCCTACTTCTTCCCGGATCAGCGCCGCCGCCCGGAGGGGCTCACCCGGTTCTTTGCGGGGGAGCTGCGGCAGTTCATGCCCCACCAGCAGGTCTGGACGATCGAGGATCTGGCCGGGGTGACGGTGTGGGCGCCACCTGGACACTGGCAGGTGCCGCCACCCGAGTTGCTGCGCCGGGCACCATCGATCGCAAAGGCATTCGGCCGTGGACTGCCACGCGTGCTTCGGGCCACGGCCATGGTCGAGAAGCAGCATCCCGGCGCCCCCCACTACTACCTGCCGTACATCGGCGTTGCGCCCGCCCGGCAGGGCAACGGTCTTGGCACCGCGCTGCTGCGGCCGGTGCTCGACCGCTGCGACACCGAAGGCGCGCCGGCGTATCTGGAGGCGACCAACCAGCGCAACCTGCCGCTCTACCGCCGCCAGGGGTTCGAGGTGCGAGAGGAGCTTGACCTGCCGAACGGGCCTCGCCTGTGGACGATGTGGCGAGAGCCCGGCGGCGGATAG
- a CDS encoding phosphosulfolactate synthase: MRPDFLPVPDRTAKPRSVGLTHVLDKGMAPPDVRVLVDRAGPLIDIWKLGWGTAYLEPDVGEKVAILQSAGVRACVGGTLLEAAWAAGVAEQCLAWAVEMGFPCVEVSNGAVAMPLSEKRRLVSVAARRFLVIAEVGSKSPTAEVSGKAWAEEMCGDLDAGATWALAEGRESGTVGLYEDDGRIRTEVVEFVAEAVGLSRVVFEAPRKEQQAWLIRRFGANVNLGNVTHNEVFAVEALRLGLRADTIAMAAPGSVKDATADA; this comes from the coding sequence ATGCGACCCGACTTCCTCCCCGTTCCAGACCGGACCGCCAAGCCGCGTTCGGTTGGGCTCACCCACGTCCTCGACAAGGGGATGGCCCCTCCGGACGTGCGCGTGCTGGTCGACCGGGCGGGGCCCCTGATCGACATCTGGAAGTTGGGCTGGGGGACCGCCTACCTTGAGCCAGACGTCGGCGAGAAGGTCGCGATTCTGCAGAGCGCGGGTGTTCGGGCCTGCGTCGGAGGAACCTTGCTCGAGGCCGCCTGGGCCGCTGGCGTTGCCGAGCAGTGTCTCGCGTGGGCGGTGGAGATGGGGTTCCCCTGCGTCGAGGTGTCGAACGGGGCGGTCGCGATGCCGCTGTCGGAGAAACGGCGGCTCGTCTCCGTAGCGGCCCGCAGGTTTCTCGTGATCGCCGAGGTCGGGTCCAAATCACCGACGGCCGAGGTGTCCGGGAAGGCGTGGGCCGAGGAGATGTGCGGCGACCTCGACGCGGGCGCCACCTGGGCGCTGGCCGAGGGTCGTGAATCGGGGACCGTGGGTCTGTACGAGGACGATGGCCGGATCCGCACCGAGGTGGTCGAGTTCGTGGCGGAGGCCGTGGGGCTCTCGCGGGTCGTCTTCGAGGCCCCGCGGAAGGAGCAGCAGGCCTGGCTGATCCGGCGCTTCGGCGCCAACGTCAACCTCGGCAACGTCACCCACAACGAGGTGTTCGCCGTGGAGGCCCTTCGCCTCGGCCTTCGAGCCGACACCATCGCCATGGCCGCCCCGGGGAGCGTGAAGGATGCCACGGCCGACGCGTGA
- a CDS encoding methyltransferase domain-containing protein — protein MLQFDAEASRRVEATYMTPDVVEQRQAVLGALGLGPGERVIDIGTGPGLLAAEIAAAVGPDGLVCGIDISDSMLALARARTTQPNSAPIELRQAGADRLPYAQASFDVAVATQVLEYVKDGPGALAEIARVLRPGGRVLVLDTDWDSIVWHSSDEERMARMLAAWEQHLVDPHLPRRLRGWLERAGLQVAPPQVVPLCNVGFDPATYSAGLLDLVAGFVVGRDGLTAEEVQAWAADLRSLGTDAFFSLNRYLFCATKAG, from the coding sequence ATGCTGCAGTTCGACGCTGAGGCCTCGCGCAGGGTCGAGGCGACCTATATGACCCCGGATGTCGTCGAGCAGCGCCAGGCGGTGCTGGGGGCGCTGGGGCTGGGTCCAGGCGAGCGCGTCATCGACATCGGCACCGGTCCCGGGCTGCTGGCGGCCGAGATCGCGGCCGCGGTCGGCCCCGACGGGCTGGTCTGCGGGATCGACATCAGCGACAGCATGCTCGCGCTGGCCCGGGCCCGGACCACCCAGCCCAACAGCGCCCCAATCGAGCTCCGCCAGGCCGGCGCGGACCGGCTGCCCTATGCCCAGGCGAGCTTCGACGTCGCCGTGGCCACCCAGGTGCTGGAGTACGTCAAGGACGGGCCGGGCGCGCTGGCCGAGATCGCCCGGGTGCTGCGCCCCGGCGGCCGGGTGCTGGTGCTGGACACCGACTGGGACTCGATCGTCTGGCACTCCAGCGACGAGGAGCGCATGGCCCGGATGCTGGCTGCCTGGGAGCAGCACCTGGTCGACCCGCATCTGCCCCGCAGGTTACGGGGATGGCTGGAGCGCGCCGGCTTGCAGGTGGCGCCACCCCAGGTCGTGCCGCTCTGCAACGTCGGCTTCGACCCAGCCACCTACAGCGCGGGGCTGCTGGACCTCGTGGCCGGCTTCGTCGTCGGCCGCGACGGGCTGACCGCCGAGGAGGTCCAGGCGTGGGCGGCCGACCTGCGGTCGCTGGGCACCGACGCCTTCTTCAGCCTCAACCGCTACCTGTTCTGCGCGACCAAGGCGGGCTGA